A window from Acidobacteriota bacterium encodes these proteins:
- a CDS encoding dehydrogenase E1 component subunit alpha/beta codes for MASTERLRRYAFMKLARDLDARFENLLKTGRVTKWYSEVGNEATTVPAGLLLEAGDSLCTLHRDLGAILAVYLDAARIFPDFGFGEPDGRRPEPVEVMYRLCCQLLGKGDGFSQGVERSFHYGYLDPAAGIHHVGMISHLGSMIPVAAGCAFAHWRNGSDRLAINFIGDGGTSTGDFHEGLNMAAVWNLPLILVVENNRYAFSTPTRDQFACERLSDRGAGYGIAAETVDGNDPDAMAAALGRAAARARAGEGPTLIEAMLGRMRGHSEGDDSLKVVPSDELDRYVSEDPVPAYGRRLQAEGVLTEETWQRLDQAIGSLVEESLGRALEAAAPPPEIAQRPVFAEPSVAQPKASPVEAPAITTGGDTSYVDAINRALAEEMSRDESVVLMGQDIAAFEGAFRATKKLHATWPERVFDTPIAESGTLGIAIGAALSGYRPVVEMQFADFVSCGFNQIVNVAAKLYYRWRVPCPLVVRLPSGGGVGAGPFHSQNPEGWFSHVPGLKVVCPATAADAGGLLKAAIRDPNPVLFFEHKFLYRRIKESLPSAIEPAEIGRARVLRSGDRVTLVSYGAASWTCLEAAETLAVDGVKAEVVDLRTLVPLDFATVLESVKKTSRALVVHEDHLTGGFGAEVASRIADQGFSWLDAPVRRLATEDRPSPYVKSLERVLLPTPEKVVTAVGELLTY; via the coding sequence ATGGCATCCACTGAACGGCTACGCCGCTACGCCTTCATGAAGTTGGCGCGGGATCTCGACGCCCGCTTCGAGAATCTCTTGAAAACCGGACGGGTCACCAAGTGGTACAGCGAGGTCGGCAACGAGGCCACCACCGTACCGGCGGGGTTGCTGCTCGAAGCGGGCGATTCCCTGTGCACCCTGCACCGCGACCTGGGAGCGATCCTGGCGGTGTATCTGGACGCCGCGCGAATTTTTCCGGACTTTGGCTTCGGCGAACCGGACGGCCGCCGTCCGGAGCCGGTGGAGGTGATGTACCGCTTGTGCTGCCAACTCTTGGGCAAGGGCGATGGCTTCTCCCAGGGCGTCGAGCGCTCCTTCCACTATGGCTACCTCGATCCGGCGGCGGGGATCCACCACGTCGGAATGATCAGCCACCTCGGCTCGATGATTCCGGTAGCCGCCGGCTGTGCCTTCGCCCACTGGCGGAACGGCTCCGACCGTCTGGCGATCAACTTCATCGGCGATGGCGGCACCTCCACCGGCGACTTCCATGAGGGCCTCAACATGGCGGCGGTGTGGAATCTGCCGCTGATCCTGGTGGTCGAGAACAATCGCTACGCCTTCTCCACCCCCACCCGCGATCAGTTCGCCTGCGAGCGCCTGAGCGACCGCGGCGCCGGCTACGGCATCGCCGCCGAGACCGTCGACGGCAACGACCCGGACGCCATGGCGGCCGCCCTCGGCCGCGCCGCCGCCCGCGCCCGGGCCGGCGAAGGACCCACCCTGATCGAGGCCATGCTCGGCCGCATGCGCGGCCACAGCGAAGGCGATGATTCGCTGAAGGTGGTGCCGTCGGACGAGCTGGACCGTTACGTCTCCGAGGATCCGGTGCCCGCCTACGGCCGGCGCCTGCAGGCAGAGGGCGTGCTGACGGAGGAGACCTGGCAACGCCTGGACCAGGCCATCGGCTCCTTGGTGGAGGAGAGCCTAGGCCGCGCCCTGGAGGCCGCCGCTCCGCCGCCTGAAATCGCTCAACGGCCGGTTTTCGCGGAGCCTTCGGTGGCCCAGCCCAAGGCCTCGCCGGTGGAGGCCCCGGCGATCACCACCGGCGGTGACACCAGCTACGTGGACGCCATCAACCGGGCGCTGGCGGAAGAGATGTCGCGGGACGAGTCGGTGGTCCTGATGGGACAGGACATCGCCGCCTTCGAGGGCGCCTTCCGGGCCACCAAGAAGCTTCACGCCACCTGGCCGGAGCGGGTGTTCGACACGCCCATTGCCGAGAGCGGCACTTTGGGCATCGCCATCGGCGCGGCACTCTCCGGCTATCGGCCGGTGGTGGAGATGCAGTTTGCGGACTTCGTCTCCTGCGGCTTCAACCAGATCGTCAACGTCGCTGCCAAGCTCTACTACCGCTGGCGGGTGCCCTGCCCGCTGGTGGTGCGGTTGCCCTCCGGCGGCGGCGTCGGGGCCGGTCCCTTTCACTCGCAGAACCCGGAGGGCTGGTTCTCCCACGTACCGGGATTGAAGGTGGTGTGCCCGGCGACGGCGGCGGATGCCGGCGGTTTGTTGAAGGCGGCGATCCGCGACCCCAACCCGGTGCTCTTCTTCGAGCACAAATTCCTCTATCGGCGGATCAAGGAATCCCTGCCGTCGGCCATCGAGCCGGCGGAAATCGGCCGTGCCCGAGTACTGCGCTCCGGCGACCGGGTGACGCTCGTTTCCTACGGGGCTGCCAGTTGGACCTGCTTGGAGGCAGCGGAGACGTTGGCGGTGGACGGCGTCAAGGCCGAGGTGGTCGATTTGCGGACCCTGGTACCGCTGGACTTCGCAACGGTTCTCGAGTCGGTCAAAAAGACCTCCCGCGCCTTGGTGGTGCACGAGGATCACCTCACCGGCGGCTTCGGTGCCGAGGTCGCCTCCCGCATCGCCGACCAGGGCTTCTCCTGGCTTGACGCCCCGGTCCGCCGCCTGGCGACGGAGGACCGGCCCAGTCCCTACGTCAAGAGCCTGGAAAGGGTCCTCCTGCCGACGCCGGAAAAGGTGGTGACGGCGGTCGGTGAACTCCTGACGTATTGA
- a CDS encoding DUF6265 family protein: protein MVTVASLGTFSLTWADHHEEEAAETPHRIAELAFMAGCWEGELGGGTILKETHTAPNGGVMLGNSQVVSEGETQFFEFIRIHETEDGVSYQPFPGSKQSVEFPLVEVSDSHVVFENPDHDYPQRVSYRLSESTLTARIEKVDGTKAQTFTLQAVPCGGESHLSPPAPQP, encoded by the coding sequence ATGGTGACTGTCGCGAGTCTGGGAACGTTCTCTCTAACGTGGGCCGACCATCACGAGGAGGAGGCAGCCGAAACGCCCCACCGCATTGCCGAACTGGCTTTTATGGCCGGTTGCTGGGAGGGCGAATTGGGCGGCGGAACGATCCTCAAGGAAACCCATACGGCGCCGAACGGCGGGGTGATGCTGGGCAATAGTCAAGTGGTCAGTGAGGGGGAGACGCAGTTCTTCGAGTTCATCCGCATCCACGAGACGGAAGATGGCGTGAGCTATCAGCCCTTCCCCGGCAGCAAGCAATCCGTCGAGTTTCCCCTCGTCGAGGTGAGCGACAGTCACGTCGTATTCGAGAATCCCGATCATGACTACCCGCAGCGCGTCAGCTATCGGCTGAGCGAGAGCACCTTGACGGCCCGCATCGAGAAGGTCGACGGCACCAAGGCACAGACGTTCACCCTGCAGGCGGTGCCCTGCGGCGGGGAGTCCCACTTGAGCCCGCCGGCTCCCCAGCCTTGA
- a CDS encoding right-handed parallel beta-helix repeat-containing protein, with amino-acid sequence MACTTSSAAISPSSIAVEADCEPPSSVCSLADGIRAANASGEAVVITLGPQSVHTLETVDHRSEGGNGLPAVTGELRIEGQGARVERSPTSDTPVFRLFRVAPEGKLTLRDLTLTHGATERGFDGAAIWNLGELRLDRVVIEDNHSGDDGGGIRNDGVLVIEDSVIRNNSARWRGGVGGGLQNAEQFGPAELKVERSSFIGNEAWASGGGLWLEGTSRLRNTTVSGNRAGERGAGIHNYGELELRNCTVTENRAHVTGGGLFTFGSVVIGNTILSGNEAMISGECKGILQSTGHNLLGKLFECTVAGLSEGNLLNTPPLLESLSGDGAPPGHRPRAESPALGAGSGEPFSSADAACSERDQHGVKRPAGRCDIGAVQRRSAEEAGR; translated from the coding sequence GTGGCCTGCACCACGAGCAGCGCCGCCATTTCCCCTTCTTCCATCGCCGTCGAAGCGGACTGCGAGCCACCGTCTTCGGTGTGCTCCCTCGCCGACGGGATCCGCGCCGCCAACGCCTCCGGCGAGGCGGTGGTGATCACCCTCGGACCGCAATCGGTCCACACCCTCGAGACGGTGGATCATCGGTCCGAGGGGGGAAACGGTCTGCCGGCGGTGACCGGCGAACTTCGCATCGAAGGCCAAGGGGCGCGGGTCGAGCGCTCCCCAACGTCCGACACGCCCGTCTTCCGGCTGTTCCGTGTGGCGCCCGAGGGGAAGTTGACCCTGCGCGACCTCACCCTGACCCACGGTGCCACCGAGCGCGGCTTCGACGGCGCGGCGATCTGGAATCTCGGTGAGCTCCGTCTCGACCGGGTGGTGATCGAGGACAACCATTCCGGTGACGACGGTGGCGGCATCCGCAACGACGGTGTGCTGGTGATCGAGGATTCGGTGATCCGCAACAATTCGGCCCGCTGGCGCGGCGGCGTCGGCGGCGGCCTCCAGAATGCCGAACAGTTCGGTCCAGCGGAGCTCAAGGTGGAGCGCTCGTCGTTCATCGGCAACGAGGCCTGGGCCTCCGGTGGCGGGCTTTGGTTGGAGGGTACCTCGCGCTTGCGCAACACGACCGTGAGCGGCAACCGCGCCGGCGAGCGCGGGGCCGGTATCCACAACTACGGAGAACTCGAACTGCGCAACTGCACGGTGACCGAGAATCGTGCCCACGTCACCGGCGGCGGTCTCTTCACCTTCGGCTCGGTGGTGATCGGCAACACCATTCTGTCCGGCAACGAGGCGATGATCTCCGGTGAGTGCAAGGGCATCCTGCAGTCCACCGGCCACAACCTGCTCGGCAAGCTCTTCGAGTGCACCGTCGCCGGCTTGTCCGAAGGCAACCTGCTCAACACGCCGCCACTCTTGGAGTCGCTGTCCGGCGATGGCGCTCCGCCGGGCCACCGTCCTCGGGCGGAAAGCCCGGCCCTCGGCGCCGGCAGCGGCGAGCCGTTCAGTTCCGCCGACGCCGCGTGCAGCGAGCGCGACCAGCACGGCGTCAAGCGTCCGGCCGGACGCTGCGACATCGGCGCTGTCCAACGGCGCTCCGCCGAGGAGGCCGGCCGGTGA
- a CDS encoding 6-bladed beta-propeller — protein MTTAKGRLGKAVRSGAVLVAWLLAGAGTPAAGDEMAAGRAPDVAADGAKPVMSYLYRWGEPGTGTGQFRAIRGIVAHDRKASDRIVVVVADTGRDLVRAFTSDMMFIDKWGESGSGAGEFSEPRGVAIDGEGKLLVVDAGNHRIQKTEVGTATFLERPGESLSAFGRRGSADGEFEMPTGVAVTADGEILVVDTGNHRVQRFDASGQFLSSFGTEGDGDGEFRHPTYVAIDSAGHLYVSDTGNHRLQRFDAEGVYLGQIGKVGREPGHFAEPKGLAVDGEGNLWVVDRRNHRVQKFDPQGRFVGAVGQQGGGNGDFNFPEDLAIDSRGRIYVTDGMNSRIQVFKPN, from the coding sequence ATGACGACAGCGAAGGGTCGGTTGGGAAAGGCGGTACGCAGCGGTGCGGTGCTGGTCGCGTGGCTATTGGCCGGCGCCGGAACCCCGGCGGCCGGTGACGAAATGGCGGCTGGCAGGGCGCCCGATGTGGCGGCCGACGGGGCGAAACCGGTGATGAGCTACCTCTACAGGTGGGGGGAGCCGGGTACCGGAACCGGCCAGTTCCGCGCCATCCGCGGCATCGTTGCTCACGATCGCAAAGCGAGCGACCGGATCGTCGTCGTCGTCGCCGACACCGGTCGCGATCTGGTGCGCGCCTTCACCTCGGACATGATGTTCATCGACAAGTGGGGCGAGAGCGGCAGCGGGGCCGGCGAATTCTCGGAGCCGCGCGGGGTGGCCATCGACGGTGAGGGCAAGCTGCTGGTAGTCGACGCCGGCAACCACCGCATCCAGAAGACCGAGGTAGGCACCGCCACTTTCCTCGAGCGCCCCGGCGAGAGCCTGTCCGCCTTCGGCCGCCGCGGTTCCGCCGACGGCGAGTTTGAAATGCCGACGGGCGTTGCGGTCACCGCCGACGGCGAGATCCTGGTGGTGGACACCGGCAATCACCGGGTCCAGCGCTTCGATGCCTCGGGCCAGTTCTTGTCGAGCTTCGGCACCGAGGGCGACGGGGACGGGGAGTTCCGCCACCCCACCTATGTGGCGATCGACTCCGCCGGCCACCTCTACGTCTCCGACACCGGCAACCACCGTCTCCAGCGCTTCGATGCGGAGGGCGTCTATCTCGGGCAGATCGGCAAGGTCGGTCGCGAGCCCGGTCATTTCGCCGAGCCGAAGGGCCTCGCCGTTGACGGCGAAGGCAATCTCTGGGTGGTCGACCGACGGAACCATCGGGTGCAGAAGTTCGATCCGCAAGGTCGCTTCGTCGGCGCCGTCGGCCAGCAGGGCGGGGGCAACGGCGACTTCAACTTCCCGGAGGATCTCGCCATCGATTCCCGCGGCCGGATTTACGTCACCGACGGCATGAACAGCCGGATTCAGGTCTTCAAGCCGAACTGA
- a CDS encoding MMPL family transporter, with protein sequence MLALPGLFRLHLRLDGRSLVHPDSPALALDREIQATFGTRDPIVLLLDAAAPDGIFDAEFLRWVRQVSLDIRQLEGVEGRDVVSLATQSRDRVDSIDTRPYLVPLPETPADFESLRADLEAAAIPLGILVGQQWDTAAVWVRVPPQIDRAALVSSLERLVAASAEDAPGRAWAVGAPVAEVLLGRHLLLDLLWLLPLSFALIAAVLWGVFRRPWAILLALGEVAAGIVFTFGLLGWSGQPVYLTTAILPIVLATLGLTDEIHVLSACQRRVRRSGPGLSHSSLAARVLDDLARPMVLTSATTVIGFLSFLASDLPSVRSFGLWAAVGIAFCLAWSLWLTPAAVRVLGAERLVAPGEGWLESPLRRVLERASVGRGAWVVLFGGLFLIVAGAGRIAVQDGWVSGFAAGSEFRRGMERANESLLGTHRLLARVTFAEGKKPFHDPAVLHAVGSFEDRLRREPSVGGVLGPFGYLSSITYLAKGRPSADRAPPDSAEYIRRMWRRMELGLGIEGRREVVTDERDGGLVTLLLGEANYRDTRDLIERIRTLEEDHLAPLGGRVDLGGDVAVSQAMIGSIVRGQLASLTVALVGIFFFLWLVFGRFALALRAILPSSAAGAVALGVMGWSGIPLGVATSMFLAIALGVGVDFAIHWIEWQRREGHSAARAAVGPAILVDTLAIALGFGLLIASRVPANARLGLLVALAIVVSCGVTVFGREKKRGAIL encoded by the coding sequence GTGCTGGCGCTGCCGGGGCTCTTCCGGCTGCATCTGCGCCTCGACGGTCGCTCCCTCGTCCACCCGGACTCTCCGGCCCTCGCCCTCGATCGGGAGATCCAGGCCACCTTCGGCACCCGCGACCCCATCGTGTTGCTGCTCGATGCGGCGGCCCCGGACGGCATCTTCGATGCCGAATTCCTGCGCTGGGTCCGGCAGGTCTCCCTCGATATACGACAACTGGAAGGCGTCGAGGGGCGCGACGTCGTCAGTTTGGCGACCCAGTCCCGCGACCGGGTGGACTCGATCGACACCCGGCCCTACCTGGTGCCCCTGCCGGAAACCCCAGCGGATTTCGAATCCCTGCGCGCCGACCTCGAAGCGGCGGCGATTCCCCTCGGCATCCTGGTGGGCCAGCAGTGGGACACCGCCGCGGTGTGGGTACGGGTTCCTCCACAGATTGACCGCGCTGCCCTCGTCTCCTCCTTGGAACGTCTGGTGGCGGCCTCGGCGGAGGATGCGCCGGGCCGGGCCTGGGCGGTGGGAGCGCCGGTGGCGGAAGTGCTCCTCGGCCGGCACCTCCTGCTCGATCTCCTTTGGCTCCTGCCGCTCTCCTTCGCCTTGATCGCGGCGGTGTTGTGGGGGGTGTTCCGGCGGCCCTGGGCGATACTGCTGGCCCTCGGCGAGGTCGCCGCCGGTATCGTTTTCACCTTCGGCCTGCTGGGCTGGAGCGGTCAGCCGGTGTACCTCACCACCGCCATTCTGCCGATCGTTCTGGCAACCCTCGGGCTGACGGACGAGATCCATGTGCTCTCCGCCTGCCAGCGAAGGGTGCGGCGGTCGGGGCCAGGGCTGTCGCATTCTTCCCTCGCCGCGCGAGTGTTGGATGATCTGGCCCGTCCGATGGTGCTCACCTCGGCGACCACGGTGATCGGCTTTCTCTCCTTTCTCGCTTCGGATCTACCCTCGGTGCGCTCTTTCGGGTTATGGGCCGCCGTCGGCATCGCCTTCTGCCTGGCATGGTCCCTGTGGTTGACGCCGGCGGCCGTGCGAGTGCTCGGGGCAGAGCGCTTGGTGGCGCCCGGCGAGGGGTGGCTAGAGTCCCCCCTGCGTCGGGTACTGGAGCGCGCTTCCGTCGGCCGCGGCGCCTGGGTCGTGCTGTTCGGTGGGCTCTTCCTGATCGTCGCCGGTGCCGGCCGGATCGCCGTGCAGGACGGTTGGGTGAGCGGCTTCGCCGCCGGCAGCGAATTCCGCCGGGGAATGGAGCGGGCGAACGAATCGCTTCTCGGCACCCACCGGTTGCTGGCGCGCGTCACCTTTGCGGAGGGGAAAAAACCCTTCCACGACCCGGCGGTCCTCCACGCCGTCGGGAGCTTCGAGGATCGACTGCGCCGCGAACCTTCGGTCGGAGGCGTCCTCGGTCCCTTTGGCTACCTCTCCTCGATCACCTACCTGGCGAAAGGCCGGCCTTCGGCGGACCGCGCTCCACCGGATAGCGCCGAGTACATTCGCCGCATGTGGCGGCGGATGGAACTCGGGCTCGGCATCGAGGGTCGGCGCGAGGTGGTGACGGACGAGCGAGATGGCGGCCTGGTGACCCTGCTCCTCGGCGAAGCCAACTACCGCGACACGCGGGACCTGATCGAGCGAATCCGTACCCTCGAAGAGGACCACCTGGCGCCTCTGGGGGGACGAGTGGATCTCGGCGGGGACGTCGCCGTCAGCCAGGCGATGATCGGCTCCATCGTCCGCGGGCAGCTGGCTTCTCTGACGGTGGCTCTGGTGGGCATCTTCTTCTTTCTGTGGCTGGTGTTCGGGCGGTTCGCACTGGCGTTGCGGGCCATCTTGCCGTCTTCGGCGGCCGGCGCCGTCGCCCTGGGGGTGATGGGCTGGAGCGGCATCCCCCTGGGGGTGGCGACCTCGATGTTCTTGGCCATCGCCTTGGGGGTGGGGGTGGACTTCGCGATCCACTGGATCGAGTGGCAACGCCGCGAGGGCCATTCCGCGGCCCGGGCCGCGGTGGGGCCGGCAATTCTGGTCGATACGCTGGCGATCGCCCTCGGTTTCGGCCTCCTCATCGCCTCTCGGGTGCCGGCCAATGCCCGCCTCGGGCTGCTGGTCGCCCTGGCGATCGTGGTGTCGTGCGGGGTGACGGTGTTCGGTCGTGAAAAGAAGAGGGGTGCTATTCTTTAA